The Bacteroidetes bacterium SB0662_bin_6 genome includes a region encoding these proteins:
- a CDS encoding nucleotide exchange factor GrpE translates to MPPETEGSGEAGEASVEEIPATEEETPEALAATVEALRGRLEAAEDRFLRKEAEFRNYRRRTEEEKVILTGLGKRLVIQRFLDVLDDFGRSLEAAEQVEAQQEEKPGPVYYALKEGFELVHRKIMDELAKEQVEPIEALGQPFDEELHEAVMQQEVEGTAPGIVVGEAQKGYRMGDHILRHSKVVVSA, encoded by the coding sequence TTGCCGCCCGAAACGGAAGGATCCGGCGAGGCCGGAGAAGCATCCGTGGAAGAAATACCTGCCACGGAGGAAGAAACCCCTGAAGCGCTTGCCGCCACCGTCGAAGCCTTGCGCGGGCGCCTCGAAGCCGCAGAAGATCGGTTTTTGCGCAAGGAAGCCGAATTCAGGAATTACCGGCGCCGGACCGAGGAAGAAAAAGTCATCCTGACGGGTCTTGGAAAACGCCTCGTGATCCAGCGGTTTCTGGATGTACTGGATGATTTCGGACGTTCTCTGGAAGCCGCTGAACAGGTGGAGGCGCAGCAGGAGGAAAAACCCGGCCCGGTATACTATGCGCTGAAGGAAGGATTCGAGCTGGTGCACCGGAAGATCATGGACGAATTGGCGAAAGAACAGGTCGAGCCCATCGAGGCGCTTGGGCAACCGTTCGACGAGGAGTTGCACGAGGCGGTGATGCAGCAGGAAGTCGAAGGGACGGCGCCCGGTATCGTCGTGGGCGAAGCGCAGAAAGGGTATCGCATGGGCGACCACATTCTTCGTCACAGCAAGGTCGTGGTGTCCGCCTGA
- the dnaJ gene encoding molecular chaperone DnaJ produces the protein MTDYYEILGVDRNADTETLKRAFRDQALKYHPDRNPDNPEAEQKFKEVAQAYEVLSDPQKRGQYDRFGHAGVRGNGGAGATGFHDVNDIFSAFSDIFGGSGTIFDEMFTGQRRDRRRHSGRAGSDLRITLPLTLEEISEGTEKKIKVRKFLACEPCSGTGAEEGEAGYATCSTCRGAGEIRQVSRSVFGQFINVQPCPACRGEGRVVRTPCTACSGEGRLKGEETISINVPQGVLEGNYLTLRGVGNAGIRGGPAGALRVEIKETPHEHFTRDGLDLFHDLYISFPEAALGTTVDVPTLTGRARLQIDPGIQSGRILRMRGKGLPELQSTRRGDEMVRVHVWTPQHLTDEEQAMLGGLLGAESFRPRPDKQDRKSFFSKVKDVFT, from the coding sequence ATGACCGATTACTACGAAATACTCGGCGTCGATCGCAACGCGGATACGGAAACCCTGAAGCGGGCCTTCCGGGATCAGGCGCTCAAGTACCATCCCGACCGGAACCCCGACAATCCCGAGGCCGAACAGAAGTTCAAGGAAGTAGCCCAGGCCTACGAGGTATTGTCCGATCCCCAGAAACGCGGGCAGTACGACCGGTTCGGCCATGCGGGCGTACGTGGAAACGGGGGTGCCGGCGCCACCGGTTTTCATGACGTCAACGACATATTCAGCGCGTTCAGCGACATTTTCGGCGGATCGGGGACGATTTTCGATGAAATGTTCACCGGACAGCGCCGGGATCGGAGACGGCACAGCGGGCGCGCAGGAAGTGATCTGCGTATCACGCTTCCCCTTACGCTTGAGGAAATCAGTGAGGGGACCGAGAAAAAAATCAAGGTGCGCAAGTTTCTTGCTTGCGAACCGTGCAGCGGCACAGGCGCCGAGGAGGGCGAGGCGGGCTATGCCACCTGCTCCACATGCAGGGGCGCCGGGGAAATCCGGCAGGTCTCCCGCTCCGTGTTCGGACAGTTCATAAATGTCCAACCCTGTCCGGCCTGTCGGGGCGAAGGACGGGTGGTGCGTACCCCTTGTACGGCGTGCAGCGGCGAAGGCCGCCTGAAAGGGGAGGAAACCATTTCCATCAATGTGCCGCAGGGCGTACTCGAGGGAAATTACCTGACGTTGCGCGGGGTGGGCAATGCAGGAATACGAGGAGGTCCGGCGGGCGCGTTGCGCGTCGAGATCAAGGAAACGCCCCATGAGCATTTCACGCGGGATGGTCTGGATCTTTTCCATGATCTCTATATCTCGTTTCCCGAGGCCGCGCTCGGCACCACGGTGGATGTGCCCACGTTAACGGGACGGGCGCGTCTTCAGATCGACCCCGGTATCCAGTCGGGCAGGATCCTGCGCATGCGGGGGAAAGGGTTGCCCGAGTTGCAGAGTACGCGGCGCGGCGACGAAATGGTGCGGGTGCATGTATGGACGCCGCAACACCTCACGGACGAAGAGCAGGCCATGTTGGGCGGGCTGCTCGGCGCAGAATCGTTCCGCCCCCGGCCCGACAAGCAGGACAGGAAATCCTTCTTCAGCAAGGTCAAGGACGTCTTTACGTGA
- a CDS encoding flavin reductase family protein, translating to MTDRVDQGDRADQGVKRDITGAQDENGEALRWIMRQVPSPVSVVTASDGKGEIRGITIGSFTSASLRPPLLSFNISRDAGIYDFLTRADHFALHVLHEGQAHLSDRFATPDMPGDEQFHAVDYEVDAHGTPVLAGVMTVLLCTRHAVYDAGDHSIVLGLVTDIRKTDTDSRPLVYFDRSYRRVGKETQPASFDPIRPVRY from the coding sequence ATGACGGACCGGGTTGATCAAGGCGATCGGGCGGATCAGGGAGTGAAACGGGATATAACCGGAGCGCAGGATGAAAACGGGGAAGCACTGCGCTGGATCATGCGCCAGGTGCCGTCCCCGGTGTCCGTCGTAACGGCGTCCGATGGCAAGGGAGAAATACGCGGCATTACGATCGGTTCGTTTACGAGCGCCTCACTGCGGCCGCCGCTCCTTTCGTTCAATATCAGCCGGGATGCAGGAATCTATGATTTCCTGACCCGTGCCGATCATTTTGCACTACATGTGCTGCACGAAGGTCAGGCGCATCTTTCGGATCGTTTCGCCACGCCGGACATGCCGGGCGACGAGCAATTCCACGCCGTGGATTACGAGGTCGATGCACATGGCACCCCCGTGCTCGCGGGAGTCATGACGGTGCTGCTGTGTACTCGCCATGCGGTGTATGACGCCGGCGACCATTCCATCGTATTAGGGCTCGTTACGGATATCCGGAAAACCGATACGGACAGCCGCCCTCTTGTTTATTTCGACCGTTCGTACCGCCGGGTCGGCAAGGAGACGCAGCCTGCATCCTTCGATCCGATCCGTCCGGTCCGGTATTGA
- a CDS encoding threo-3-hydroxy-L-aspartate ammonia-lyase — protein MSERLVTYPDIEAAAQRIANIARRTPVHMSSTFDERFGGRFFFKCEQFQRTGSFKFRGACNALSLLPADEKARGALTYSSGNHAQALALAGRLLSVPITVVMPSDAPRIKLEATRGYGAEIVLYDREETTREALASEIAEDRGLAIIPPYDHPHIVAGQGTSARELMEEIDDLDLLLASCGGGGLLSGSAISAKTLQPACRVAGVEPANADDATRSFRTGTLHTMHNPDTIADGARTPSLGATTFPLVRTYVDAMYTVREVSIVRAMHFLWQRMKLVVEPTGALAVAWLFEEDRPALPERVGIIVSGGNVELAAAVRLFEEFGLE, from the coding sequence GTGTCGGAACGCCTCGTTACGTATCCGGATATCGAAGCGGCGGCGCAGCGCATTGCCAACATTGCGCGCCGCACGCCGGTCCATATGTCCTCCACGTTCGACGAACGATTCGGGGGGCGCTTCTTTTTCAAGTGCGAACAATTCCAGCGCACCGGCTCCTTCAAGTTCCGCGGCGCCTGCAATGCCCTGTCCCTCCTTCCGGCGGATGAAAAAGCCCGGGGGGCGCTAACCTACTCGTCAGGTAACCATGCCCAGGCGCTGGCCCTTGCAGGCCGCCTCCTGAGTGTGCCCATTACGGTCGTCATGCCGTCCGATGCGCCCCGGATCAAGCTGGAGGCCACGCGCGGCTATGGGGCCGAGATCGTCCTGTACGACCGGGAAGAAACCACGAGGGAGGCGCTTGCTTCGGAGATTGCCGAGGACCGGGGACTGGCGATCATTCCCCCGTACGATCATCCCCATATTGTGGCCGGACAGGGAACGAGCGCCCGGGAGTTGATGGAGGAAATCGACGACCTCGATCTGCTCCTTGCAAGTTGCGGAGGAGGGGGATTGCTGTCGGGGTCGGCCATCTCCGCAAAGACCTTGCAACCCGCATGCCGCGTAGCCGGCGTGGAACCGGCGAATGCGGACGATGCGACCCGTTCCTTCCGGACCGGCACGCTGCATACGATGCACAACCCGGATACGATCGCCGACGGCGCCCGAACCCCCTCGCTCGGCGCCACGACGTTCCCGCTTGTACGCACGTATGTGGATGCCATGTATACGGTCCGGGAGGTTTCCATCGTGCGCGCCATGCATTTTCTGTGGCAACGCATGAAGCTGGTCGTCGAGCCCACCGGTGCTCTCGCTGTAGCCTGGCTTTTCGAGGAAGATCGTCCGGCGTTGCCCGAACGCGTCGGTATCATCGTGAGCGGAGGGAACGTCGAACTTGCTGCCGCAGTCCGGCTTTTCGAGGAATTCGGGTTGGAGTGA
- a CDS encoding DUF4342 domain-containing protein, which produces MQNDLNELSRETLEKIRIKGNQLIDRVREVIEEGNARRILVQKDNRTVMEFPLVFGVGGAAAAIMIAPTLAAIGAFASLVSDIQVVIERRETEPVEESEEEAVAETDDA; this is translated from the coding sequence ATGCAGAACGATCTGAACGAACTTTCGAGAGAAACGCTCGAAAAAATCAGGATCAAGGGCAATCAGCTGATTGACAGGGTCCGCGAGGTCATCGAGGAAGGAAACGCACGGCGCATCCTGGTGCAAAAGGACAACCGAACCGTTATGGAATTCCCGCTGGTATTCGGCGTCGGAGGCGCTGCGGCGGCCATCATGATCGCGCCTACGCTCGCAGCCATCGGCGCTTTCGCATCGCTCGTCAGCGATATCCAGGTCGTCATAGAACGGCGGGAGACCGAACCCGTCGAGGAAAGCGAGGAGGAAGCCGTAGCGGAGACGGACGACGCCTGA
- a CDS encoding 1-acyl-sn-glycerol-3-phosphate acyltransferase — MLQPLSRNSRNTMSRQTPVGSASESRFATLVARLHFVWFIIVAALWTIVMAFVQLLTHLIYPTARNFKRNARVWGGVILGLSGIRVHVTDRAGIDRDAPTVFISNHQNLLDILALSAALPYSFGFLAKTELARVPFLGFAIRNSASVFIDRSNPRSALRSLRKAGERIRSGNSVLVFAEGTRSHGAHLQPLLKGGFALGVEAGVPMVPVVIVDGYKLLHESRRLLRGGVLHMVVGEPISLEGRTRRDIPALMEYVRERLAESLAAVSE, encoded by the coding sequence ATGTTACAGCCCCTGTCGCGCAATTCCCGAAATACCATGAGCCGGCAAACGCCCGTAGGATCCGCCTCGGAAAGCAGGTTTGCGACGCTGGTCGCCCGCCTGCATTTCGTCTGGTTTATCATCGTGGCGGCGCTTTGGACCATTGTCATGGCTTTTGTGCAACTTCTCACGCATCTGATCTATCCCACGGCGCGTAATTTCAAACGGAATGCCCGGGTGTGGGGGGGCGTCATCCTCGGATTGAGCGGCATTCGGGTGCATGTTACGGACCGGGCCGGGATCGACAGGGACGCCCCGACCGTATTCATAAGCAATCATCAGAATTTGCTGGATATTCTTGCATTGAGCGCAGCGCTTCCATATTCCTTCGGGTTTCTTGCCAAGACGGAATTGGCCCGGGTGCCCTTTTTGGGTTTCGCTATACGAAACTCGGCGTCGGTCTTTATCGACCGGAGCAATCCGAGGAGCGCCTTGCGGAGCCTGCGTAAAGCCGGAGAACGTATTCGCAGCGGCAATTCGGTCCTGGTGTTTGCCGAGGGAACCCGGTCGCACGGGGCGCATCTTCAACCGCTCCTGAAGGGCGGGTTTGCCCTGGGGGTAGAGGCGGGTGTGCCGATGGTGCCCGTAGTCATCGTCGATGGCTACAAGCTGCTGCACGAAAGCAGGCGGCTCCTGCGCGGCGGAGTCCTGCACATGGTCGTAGGGGAGCCGATTTCTCTCGAAGGGAGGACGCGCCGGGACATTCCTGCTCTTATGGAGTATGTGCGCGAGCGCCTTGCCGAATCGCTTGCCGCCGTTTCCGAGTAA
- the gatC gene encoding Asp-tRNA(Asn)/Glu-tRNA(Gln) amidotransferase subunit GatC: protein MAVTVEQVRYIASLARLRFTEEEEVRLAKEMSEVLDYVAKLEELDTDGVPTMSHVLDMRNVFREDKEIARITHEEALKGAPEADAAYFRVPKVIE from the coding sequence ATGGCTGTTACCGTAGAACAGGTACGATACATTGCTTCGCTTGCCCGGCTTCGCTTTACCGAAGAAGAGGAAGTACGGCTTGCCAAAGAAATGAGCGAGGTGCTCGATTACGTAGCGAAGCTGGAGGAACTCGACACCGACGGCGTTCCGACAATGTCGCATGTGCTGGATATGCGTAATGTGTTCCGGGAAGACAAGGAGATAGCGCGGATCACGCACGAGGAGGCGCTCAAGGGAGCCCCCGAGGCGGACGCCGCATATTTTCGCGTTCCCAAAGTCATCGAATAG
- a CDS encoding YfhO family protein, with protein sequence MARARGRKKATPARGSSSANTRDRNKTGLWGRLDGRTRHIVCIGMLLVVAFGFFAPAVFSDRSLIGDDTVRWRAMAEYMLDYKEETGRQALWAPNAFGGMPGYMIAYAEQVPQLDDIPALLRKVIWPVSHFLVLLLGAYFLAFFLTKDRFVGALAAVAYGLTTYMTFILIAGHNSRFITLCFAPWLVLAFVAALRRPGLLTALLFSIALGVNLRGGHVQMTYYIAFLLGVWWVVEAVYAGMRKDWKPFGVATVWLVLGGVLGLLLVAQPYLLHFEYKTFTIRGAVDAALSGLDWDYAMGWSQGRGELVTLLAADAYGGASPTYWGPKPFTSGPHYVGPIVLLLAVFAVRQWRNRSVLVLSLMALFATLFSLGSHFALLNRFMYEHFPLFNAFRVPESWLALTAFALALLAAFGLRGVGRDTGPDGDPAARRTFRWLFGGVSGVLLVLMLLPGVFYDFERAGEEAQVMQALLAERPDIAPNDPRVAPAVRSYLDEQHALRKETFRSEMRRSLFFLLLAGGMILLFQRGKAPRWALQAVLVLLVVVDLWGVGRRYFNKDDLVRADAVEEQILTYDVDRYILGQQEAAGGSGRFRVLSLEAGSPFQNARPSYHYESVGGYHGAKLRLAQDYIDELYADPATRLPNANALDLLGVRYVISPSPLPGLNVVHQGAQTGLFVLENMDVPPRAWLVGETEVASDPPAAWARLRDPAFDLRRTALLYEPLDVDPVPVDSISVANVRMQSWSLHEIVLDVATDAPRLLVLGEVFYPAGWEATVGGEEAPILQVDHMLRGVPVPAGAHQVVLRFDPPRHRIGVAVGAGSTVLVYGGVVMLLAAGWRRRRRQTHSSASEA encoded by the coding sequence ATGGCGCGAGCGCGAGGCAGAAAAAAAGCCACTCCGGCGCGAGGCTCCTCTTCCGCGAACACCCGGGACCGGAACAAGACAGGACTCTGGGGCCGTCTCGACGGGCGCACCCGGCATATCGTGTGTATCGGCATGCTGCTTGTCGTCGCCTTCGGGTTTTTCGCCCCCGCCGTGTTCTCGGACCGCTCTCTGATCGGGGACGATACGGTGCGGTGGCGCGCCATGGCGGAGTACATGCTCGATTACAAGGAAGAGACGGGCCGGCAGGCGCTCTGGGCCCCGAACGCCTTCGGCGGGATGCCCGGATACATGATCGCCTACGCCGAGCAGGTGCCCCAACTCGACGATATCCCGGCGCTGCTCCGAAAAGTGATCTGGCCGGTTTCTCATTTTCTCGTGTTGCTGTTAGGCGCCTATTTTCTTGCCTTCTTTCTGACGAAGGACCGCTTTGTCGGGGCACTGGCTGCTGTGGCCTATGGCCTGACCACCTACATGACCTTCATTCTGATCGCAGGGCACAATTCGCGGTTTATCACGCTGTGCTTCGCGCCCTGGCTTGTGCTGGCGTTCGTTGCCGCGCTCCGGCGCCCGGGCTTGTTGACCGCGCTCCTTTTTTCGATAGCGCTGGGCGTGAATTTGCGGGGCGGGCATGTGCAGATGACCTACTACATAGCGTTTCTGTTGGGCGTCTGGTGGGTGGTCGAGGCTGTATACGCCGGCATGCGGAAAGACTGGAAGCCGTTTGGCGTGGCCACGGTCTGGTTGGTGCTGGGCGGCGTGCTGGGCTTGCTGCTGGTGGCGCAGCCCTATCTGCTCCATTTCGAGTACAAGACCTTTACCATTCGGGGGGCTGTGGATGCGGCGCTTTCCGGCCTGGACTGGGACTATGCCATGGGATGGAGCCAGGGCAGGGGAGAACTGGTTACGCTGCTTGCGGCGGATGCGTACGGCGGCGCCAGTCCGACCTATTGGGGGCCGAAGCCGTTCACGTCAGGGCCGCACTATGTGGGCCCGATCGTGTTGTTGCTGGCGGTGTTTGCAGTGAGGCAATGGAGAAACCGGAGCGTGCTTGTGCTTTCCCTCATGGCGTTGTTCGCGACGCTGTTTTCTCTGGGGTCGCATTTTGCGTTGCTTAATCGCTTCATGTACGAGCATTTCCCCCTGTTCAATGCCTTTCGCGTGCCCGAGAGCTGGCTGGCGCTTACCGCGTTTGCCCTGGCGCTTCTGGCCGCGTTCGGGCTGCGCGGAGTGGGCAGAGATACGGGGCCCGACGGCGATCCTGCCGCCCGGCGTACGTTCCGGTGGCTATTCGGGGGCGTTTCCGGGGTGCTGCTCGTGCTCATGCTTTTGCCCGGCGTCTTCTACGATTTCGAGCGAGCCGGCGAGGAAGCGCAGGTCATGCAGGCGCTGCTGGCGGAGAGACCGGATATTGCTCCGAACGATCCGCGTGTGGCGCCCGCCGTACGCAGTTACCTTGACGAGCAGCACGCCCTTCGGAAAGAGACATTCCGGTCCGAGATGCGGCGGTCGTTGTTCTTTCTGCTGCTTGCGGGCGGCATGATTCTTCTTTTTCAGAGGGGTAAAGCGCCCCGATGGGCGTTGCAGGCCGTCCTCGTGTTGCTTGTGGTGGTGGACTTGTGGGGCGTCGGGAGGCGGTATTTCAACAAGGACGATCTGGTTCGGGCGGATGCTGTCGAGGAGCAGATTCTCACCTACGACGTGGACCGCTACATCCTCGGACAGCAGGAAGCCGCCGGTGGTTCGGGGCGTTTCCGCGTGCTTTCCCTGGAAGCGGGAAGCCCATTTCAGAATGCCCGTCCATCCTACCATTATGAATCCGTCGGGGGGTACCACGGGGCGAAACTTCGTCTGGCGCAGGACTATATCGACGAGTTGTATGCAGATCCGGCCACGCGCTTGCCGAACGCGAACGCGCTGGATCTGCTCGGGGTCCGCTACGTGATTTCCCCGTCCCCGCTTCCCGGCCTGAATGTGGTGCACCAGGGCGCACAGACCGGTCTTTTTGTGCTTGAAAACATGGACGTTCCGCCCCGGGCCTGGCTGGTCGGCGAGACGGAGGTGGCGAGCGATCCGCCCGCGGCATGGGCGCGTTTGCGGGATCCGGCGTTCGACCTGCGCCGAACGGCCCTCCTGTACGAGCCGCTCGATGTGGACCCGGTTCCTGTCGATTCGATAAGCGTGGCGAACGTCCGCATGCAATCCTGGTCTCTGCACGAGATTGTGCTGGATGTGGCGACGGACGCCCCCCGGTTGCTCGTGCTCGGCGAAGTGTTCTATCCGGCAGGGTGGGAGGCTACGGTCGGCGGCGAGGAGGCCCCCATTTTGCAGGTCGATCATATGTTGCGCGGCGTGCCGGTTCCGGCGGGCGCGCATCAGGTGGTCCTGCGTTTCGACCCGCCCCGGCACCGTATCGGCGTGGCGGTCGGCGCCGGTTCGACCGTGCTGGTGTACGGCGGCGTGGTGATGCTGCTGGCCGCGGGATGGCGGCGCAGACGCCGGCAGACCCACTCCTCTGCATCGGAGGCATGA
- a CDS encoding glycosyltransferase family 4 protein, whose amino-acid sequence MAAQTPADPLLCIGGMKRLLFVTYYFPPSGGPGVQRSLKFVKYLPEFGWRPTVLTVRPESASWPDPDPDSVAEIPEGTLVERTGAWDPYALYARLKGRKKQEVISVGFTGEDGAVPHRRFARWIRANLFLPDARVGWVPFATARARALMRQQYDAVLTTGPPHSTHFAGLALRRTHGTPWLVDFRDPWTEIDYHADLPMTGPARALDALLERQVLRKADGFSVVSASMQRRFAQRGYASEVIENGFDPADFEESASSSTVSGDAFVVAHVGNMNRTRNPEALWKALSAPETASDWSDLQCRFTGHVDSSVLASASAFCPGVRLDTLPYVPHRTAIDRMREAALLLLCINRVEGAEGIATGKLYEYLASGRPVLALGPVNGDAARILQETGAGRMFDFDDTDGVRAFLRTHYEAWRAGSPLQGAPPDRIARYSRREQARQLAALLSGLSEGS is encoded by the coding sequence ATGGCGGCGCAGACGCCGGCAGACCCACTCCTCTGCATCGGAGGCATGAAGCGGCTCCTCTTCGTCACATACTACTTTCCGCCGTCGGGCGGGCCGGGTGTGCAACGCAGCCTTAAGTTCGTGAAGTATCTGCCCGAATTCGGATGGCGCCCCACCGTGCTTACCGTACGTCCGGAGAGCGCTTCCTGGCCCGATCCCGATCCGGATTCGGTGGCCGAAATTCCGGAAGGGACCCTGGTGGAACGCACCGGAGCATGGGATCCCTATGCCCTGTATGCCCGCCTGAAAGGCCGGAAAAAACAGGAGGTCATATCGGTCGGGTTTACCGGAGAGGACGGAGCGGTTCCCCACCGCCGGTTCGCGCGGTGGATCCGGGCGAACCTGTTTCTGCCGGATGCACGGGTCGGATGGGTTCCGTTCGCCACGGCGCGCGCACGAGCGCTGATGCGGCAGCAATACGATGCGGTGCTTACTACGGGACCGCCGCATTCCACCCATTTCGCCGGGCTGGCCCTGCGCCGTACGCACGGTACGCCCTGGCTCGTCGACTTTCGGGACCCCTGGACAGAGATCGATTATCATGCCGACCTGCCGATGACCGGCCCTGCCCGGGCGCTGGATGCCTTGCTTGAACGGCAGGTGCTGCGGAAAGCCGACGGATTTTCCGTCGTGAGTGCGTCCATGCAGCGCCGGTTTGCTCAGCGGGGGTATGCGTCGGAGGTGATCGAAAACGGGTTCGATCCGGCCGATTTCGAGGAATCCGCATCCTCTTCCACGGTTTCCGGCGACGCGTTTGTGGTAGCCCATGTGGGAAATATGAACCGGACCCGGAATCCGGAGGCGCTCTGGAAGGCGCTCTCCGCTCCGGAAACCGCCTCGGATTGGTCCGACCTGCAATGCCGGTTCACAGGGCACGTCGATTCCTCTGTGCTCGCTTCTGCGTCGGCCTTCTGTCCCGGGGTACGTCTCGATACATTGCCGTATGTTCCCCATCGGACAGCCATTGACCGGATGCGTGAAGCCGCGTTGCTATTGCTTTGCATCAACCGGGTAGAAGGAGCGGAGGGCATTGCGACCGGCAAGCTGTATGAATACCTTGCATCGGGTCGTCCTGTGCTGGCGTTGGGTCCTGTGAACGGAGACGCCGCGCGTATTTTACAGGAAACCGGTGCCGGGCGCATGTTCGATTTCGATGATACGGATGGAGTGCGCGCTTTCCTGCGTACGCACTACGAAGCGTGGCGCGCGGGTTCTCCCCTGCAAGGAGCGCCTCCGGACCGGATCGCCCGGTACAGCCGCCGGGAGCAGGCCCGGCAGCTTGCCGCATTGCTTTCCGGTCTTTCCGAAGGCTCATAG
- a CDS encoding UDP-N-acetylglucosamine 2-epimerase (non-hydrolyzing): MHIVTVVGARPQFVKAAPLRRALMDAGIRETLVHTGQHYDPEMSAVFFEELGLPDPDANLGTGSGTHAVQTGETMMRLEALLMQGPLPDGLIVYGDTNGTLAGALVAAKLGIPLIHVEAGLRSFNRRMPEEINRVVTDRLASLLCCPTVTSVRNLAAEGIMEGVHLTGDVMLDATRFFAEAAGRRAPLTSVTKHGPGAYYAATVHRAGNTDDPERLAGIFEGLGRLDAPVVVPLHPRTQARLSGISVPENVEITDPQSYLRMLTLVRCARAVLTDSGGLQKEAIWLGVPCITLREETEWVETLEGGWNRLAGADPARIAESALIRPATPAPEAGKPGAAARIAALLANR, encoded by the coding sequence ATGCATATTGTAACCGTCGTCGGCGCCCGCCCCCAGTTCGTCAAGGCAGCTCCCTTGCGCCGCGCCCTTATGGATGCCGGCATTCGGGAAACGCTGGTGCATACCGGGCAGCACTATGATCCGGAGATGAGCGCCGTTTTTTTTGAGGAACTGGGGTTGCCCGATCCCGATGCGAACCTTGGAACGGGGTCCGGCACCCACGCCGTACAGACCGGCGAGACGATGATGCGGCTCGAAGCCCTGCTGATGCAGGGGCCGCTGCCGGATGGGCTGATCGTGTACGGCGATACGAACGGCACGCTGGCTGGCGCCCTGGTGGCCGCCAAACTGGGTATTCCGCTCATTCATGTGGAAGCCGGGTTGCGTTCCTTCAACCGGCGCATGCCGGAGGAAATCAACCGGGTCGTGACCGATCGGCTGGCCTCTCTGCTTTGTTGTCCGACGGTAACGTCGGTCCGTAACCTTGCTGCCGAAGGGATCATGGAGGGCGTACACCTGACGGGTGACGTCATGCTGGACGCCACGCGTTTTTTTGCAGAGGCCGCCGGACGGCGGGCGCCGCTGACGTCCGTGACGAAACATGGACCGGGCGCGTATTATGCGGCCACGGTGCATCGGGCGGGGAATACCGACGATCCCGAACGGCTGGCGGGTATTTTCGAAGGACTGGGGCGGCTGGATGCTCCTGTCGTGGTTCCGCTGCATCCGAGGACGCAAGCCCGTCTTTCCGGGATTTCCGTTCCGGAGAATGTGGAGATTACAGATCCCCAGAGCTACCTGCGCATGCTCACGCTCGTACGTTGCGCCCGTGCTGTGCTGACCGATTCAGGAGGGCTGCAAAAAGAGGCGATATGGCTGGGCGTACCGTGCATCACCCTGCGCGAAGAAACCGAGTGGGTGGAAACGCTGGAAGGGGGCTGGAACCGGCTGGCCGGCGCTGATCCGGCCCGCATTGCGGAATCTGCCCTGATCCGTCCGGCAACACCCGCCCCCGAGGCGGGGAAACCGGGCGCCGCCGCCCGGATCGCCGCGTTGCTTGCGAACCGGTAA